In Rubrivirga marina, the following are encoded in one genomic region:
- a CDS encoding PFL family protein, translating to MPLSLTEVLETVRMTEADAFDIRTVTLGISLRGCASRDAESTRRNVVDRVRRVAEHHVAAAEEVERLYGVRIANKRVSITPAALVADGFSPADFVRLAEALDGAAAEVGVDYLAGFSALVEKGATPGDAALIEALPEALAATERVCASVACGSTAAGINADAVLSVARAIKGMAARTAERDSIGCAKFVAFCNAVGDNPFVAGAFHGPSEPGAALNVGISGPGVVLRAIEALGPEADFGAVTDAIKTMAFKITRAGELVGRRVAERLSERSGARVPFGVVDISLAPTPADRDSVGDVLRAMGLVDVGAPGTTAALAMLNEAVKRGGLMAARHVGGLSGAFMPVSEDQAMIDAAASGHLTLEKLEAMSAICSVGLDMVAIPGDTSAETIAGILFDEFAIGMINDKTTAVRIIPVAGKGVGEWADYGGLLGRAPVMPVSGVGNAVFARRGGRIPAPIRALTN from the coding sequence ATGCCTCTCTCCCTCACCGAGGTCCTCGAAACGGTCCGCATGACCGAGGCCGACGCGTTCGACATCCGGACGGTCACGCTCGGCATCAGCCTCCGCGGGTGCGCCAGCCGCGACGCCGAGTCGACGCGGCGGAACGTGGTGGACCGCGTGCGGCGCGTGGCCGAGCACCACGTGGCGGCGGCCGAGGAGGTCGAGCGGCTCTACGGCGTCCGGATCGCCAACAAGCGCGTCTCGATCACGCCCGCCGCCCTCGTCGCCGACGGGTTCTCGCCGGCCGACTTCGTCCGCCTCGCCGAGGCGCTCGACGGGGCCGCCGCCGAGGTCGGGGTCGACTACCTCGCCGGGTTCAGCGCGCTCGTCGAGAAGGGCGCCACGCCCGGTGACGCTGCCCTCATCGAGGCGCTGCCCGAGGCGCTGGCGGCGACCGAGCGCGTGTGCGCGTCGGTCGCGTGTGGGAGCACGGCCGCCGGGATCAACGCCGACGCCGTCCTCTCCGTCGCCCGCGCCATCAAGGGGATGGCCGCCCGGACGGCCGAGCGCGACTCGATCGGGTGCGCCAAGTTCGTCGCCTTCTGCAACGCCGTGGGCGACAACCCCTTCGTGGCCGGCGCCTTCCACGGCCCGAGCGAGCCCGGGGCCGCGCTCAACGTCGGGATCTCCGGGCCCGGCGTCGTGCTCCGCGCCATCGAGGCGCTGGGGCCGGAGGCCGACTTCGGCGCGGTCACGGACGCCATCAAGACGATGGCGTTCAAGATCACGCGGGCCGGCGAGCTCGTCGGGCGACGCGTGGCCGAGCGGTTGTCGGAGCGGTCCGGGGCGAGGGTCCCGTTCGGCGTCGTCGACATCTCGCTGGCGCCGACGCCGGCCGACCGCGACTCCGTGGGCGACGTCCTCCGGGCGATGGGCCTCGTCGACGTCGGGGCGCCCGGCACCACGGCGGCCCTCGCGATGCTCAACGAGGCCGTCAAGCGCGGCGGGCTGATGGCCGCCCGCCACGTCGGCGGCCTCAGCGGCGCGTTCATGCCGGTCTCCGAGGACCAGGCCATGATCGACGCCGCGGCCTCGGGCCACCTCACGCTCGAGAAGCTGGAGGCCATGAGCGCCATCTGCTCCGTCGGCCTCGACATGGTCGCGATCCCCGGCGACACCTCGGCCGAGACGATCGCGGGGATCCTGTTCGACGAGTTCGCGATCGGCATGATCAACGACAAGACGACGGCCGTGCGGATCATCCCGGTCGCCGGGAAGGGCGTCGGCGAGTGGGCCGACTACGGGGGGCTGCTCGGGCGGGCGCCCGTGATGCCCGTGTCGGGCGTCGGCAACGCGGTCTTCGCGCGGCGCGGCGGGCGGATCCCGGCGCCCATCCGCGCGCTCACGAACTGA
- a CDS encoding DUF6498-containing protein: MAASAPFARAPSVPSAVGLVVANLVPLVGVLFFGWSLFGVMWLYWAENGVIGAFALLRILTAGEGHGQKLVMAPFFAVHFGLFWTVHGVFVVSTFGDDVGLWDPTLQVEGLVALVLSHGASFVLNYLARGEWKTTTPGAEMFKPYGRVVLLHLVILLGGFLVGLSGSGVLALAILVVLKTGLDLAVHLAGHWMRLRDEDVPPPDPEPRTLRLDAVPERAPDRATPLALRDGDR, translated from the coding sequence ATGGCCGCCTCCGCCCCGTTCGCCCGCGCCCCGTCCGTCCCGTCGGCCGTCGGGCTCGTCGTGGCCAACCTCGTCCCGCTCGTCGGCGTGCTCTTCTTCGGGTGGAGCCTGTTCGGCGTGATGTGGCTGTACTGGGCCGAGAACGGCGTGATCGGCGCGTTCGCCCTGCTCCGGATCCTGACGGCCGGCGAGGGCCACGGGCAGAAGCTGGTGATGGCCCCGTTCTTCGCCGTCCACTTCGGCCTGTTCTGGACGGTCCACGGCGTGTTCGTGGTGAGCACCTTCGGTGACGACGTGGGCCTCTGGGACCCCACCCTTCAGGTCGAAGGCCTCGTGGCGCTCGTCCTCAGCCACGGGGCGTCGTTCGTCCTCAACTACCTCGCGCGCGGCGAGTGGAAGACGACCACGCCTGGTGCCGAGATGTTCAAGCCGTACGGCCGCGTGGTGCTGCTCCACCTCGTGATCCTCCTGGGCGGGTTTCTGGTCGGGCTCTCCGGGTCGGGCGTCCTCGCGCTGGCGATCCTCGTCGTGCTCAAGACCGGGCTCGACCTCGCCGTCCACCTCGCTGGCCACTGGATGCGGCTCCGCGACGAGGACGTGCCGCCGCCGGACCCCGAGCCGAGGACGCTCCGCCTCGACGCCGTCCCGGAGCGCGCCCCCGACCGCGCCACCCCGCTGGCCCTCCGCGACGGCGACCGCTGA
- a CDS encoding CPXCG motif-containing cysteine-rich protein gives MFQVEVPFSCPYCLAPITMLVDPSVPAQTYVEDCEVCCHPIEVTAEADGEAVTSFRAEQLE, from the coding sequence GTGTTCCAGGTCGAAGTCCCGTTCTCCTGCCCGTACTGCCTCGCCCCGATCACGATGCTGGTCGACCCGAGCGTGCCCGCGCAGACCTACGTCGAGGACTGCGAGGTCTGCTGCCACCCCATCGAGGTCACGGCCGAGGCCGACGGGGAGGCCGTGACGTCGTTCCGTGCGGAGCAACTGGAGTAG
- a CDS encoding tetratricopeptide repeat protein: MALPDAPTTLPPAPTSRRTLDVETGDVELDALLADAASTAINRPHDSLEASQAARERAEALGNLPGRAYALLCEGTALSLLSDHESALVVLMQAQTEMEPLGDLRGRSLVLGSLASVHVSLGNLEDALETAGDALRLARALGDTEQEAWMLAGLGNSYLDLGETDRAMEVGERALRLFGELGDLNGQARAHTVLGGALRHLGRLDEARIHHESALRIAEEAGTPINTARALHDLGVLEEEAGRLDAALALHRRSLAFRKEVGNRQAQSTSLLQIGRVLSAKGDDEAALDALHEAEQIAADIGAVPRLADIEAALAEAYERAGRPADALAHLRRHQAHREAFLVARTQTRLDVVQVRAEAERARQEAEIARVRTEELGAANEELSRTLRDLKAAQSQLVQAEKLASLGRLSAGLAHEIQNPLNFVANFADLNAEVATDLLGTLETARRTGEPPDLDAVEADLEAIVDNARRVRDHARRAEGIIRSLMGHVRDVGGERRPTDLHELLERAVSTALGRTAVHVERDYADVPAVEVEPASVQRVFVNLLENARWSVEAQAGAAGDGFVPTVRLATAPVEGGVEIRVEDNGVGIPLDHCTRVFEPFFTTKPAGEGTGLGLSLAYDIVTEGHGGTIQAFSREGDGATFLLSLPA; encoded by the coding sequence ATGGCCCTGCCCGACGCCCCGACCACGCTCCCGCCCGCCCCGACGTCGCGCCGGACGCTCGACGTGGAGACCGGCGACGTCGAGCTCGACGCGCTGCTCGCCGACGCCGCGTCGACCGCGATCAACCGGCCCCACGACTCCCTCGAAGCGAGCCAGGCGGCGCGCGAGCGGGCCGAGGCTCTCGGCAACCTGCCGGGCCGGGCGTACGCGCTGCTCTGCGAGGGGACGGCCCTCTCGCTCCTCTCGGACCACGAGTCCGCGCTCGTCGTGCTCATGCAGGCCCAGACCGAGATGGAGCCGCTCGGCGACCTCCGGGGCCGGTCGCTCGTCCTGGGATCGCTGGCCAGCGTCCACGTCAGCCTGGGGAACCTCGAGGACGCGCTCGAGACGGCCGGCGACGCGCTCCGGCTCGCCCGCGCGCTCGGCGACACGGAGCAGGAGGCGTGGATGCTGGCCGGGCTCGGCAACAGCTACCTCGACCTCGGCGAGACCGACCGGGCGATGGAGGTCGGCGAGCGGGCGCTCCGCCTGTTCGGCGAGCTCGGTGACCTCAACGGGCAGGCCCGCGCCCACACCGTGTTGGGCGGGGCGCTCCGGCACCTCGGCCGGCTCGACGAGGCCCGGATCCACCACGAGAGCGCGCTGCGGATCGCCGAGGAGGCCGGGACCCCGATCAACACGGCCCGCGCGCTCCACGACCTCGGCGTGCTCGAAGAGGAGGCCGGCCGCCTCGACGCCGCCCTGGCCCTCCACCGCCGCTCGCTCGCGTTCCGCAAGGAGGTCGGCAACCGGCAGGCCCAGAGCACGAGCCTCCTCCAGATCGGCCGGGTCCTCTCGGCGAAGGGCGACGACGAGGCTGCCCTCGACGCGCTCCACGAGGCCGAGCAGATCGCGGCGGACATCGGAGCGGTGCCGCGACTGGCGGACATCGAGGCGGCGCTCGCCGAGGCCTACGAGCGCGCCGGCCGGCCGGCCGACGCGCTCGCCCACCTCCGCCGCCACCAGGCCCACCGCGAGGCGTTCCTCGTCGCCCGGACGCAGACGCGGCTCGACGTCGTCCAGGTCCGCGCCGAGGCCGAGCGGGCGCGGCAGGAGGCCGAGATCGCCCGCGTGCGCACCGAGGAGCTCGGCGCGGCCAACGAGGAGCTCTCGCGGACGCTCCGCGACCTCAAGGCCGCGCAGAGCCAGCTCGTGCAGGCCGAGAAGCTGGCCTCGCTCGGGCGCCTCTCTGCTGGCCTCGCCCACGAGATCCAGAACCCGCTCAACTTCGTCGCCAACTTCGCCGACCTCAACGCCGAGGTGGCGACCGACCTCTTGGGCACGCTCGAGACGGCCCGCCGGACGGGCGAGCCGCCCGACCTCGACGCCGTCGAGGCCGACCTCGAGGCCATCGTCGACAACGCCCGGCGCGTGCGCGACCACGCGCGGCGGGCCGAAGGGATCATCCGGAGCCTCATGGGCCACGTCCGCGACGTCGGCGGCGAGCGGCGGCCGACCGATCTCCACGAGCTCCTGGAGCGGGCCGTCTCGACCGCGCTCGGCCGCACGGCCGTCCACGTCGAGCGCGACTACGCCGACGTCCCGGCGGTCGAGGTCGAGCCGGCGTCGGTCCAGCGCGTGTTCGTGAACCTGCTCGAGAACGCCCGCTGGTCGGTCGAGGCGCAGGCGGGCGCGGCCGGGGACGGCTTCGTCCCGACCGTCCGCCTGGCGACGGCGCCGGTCGAGGGCGGCGTCGAGATCCGTGTCGAGGACAACGGGGTCGGGATCCCCCTCGACCACTGCACGCGCGTGTTCGAGCCGTTCTTCACCACCAAGCCGGCCGGCGAGGGCACCGGCCTCGGCCTCTCGCTCGCCTACGACATCGTGACCGAAGGCCACGGCGGGACGATCCAGGCGTTCAGCCGCGAGGGAGACGGCGCGACGTTCCTGCTCTCGCTTCCCGCCTGA
- a CDS encoding aldehyde dehydrogenase family protein: MDADLRSIQDARDAVRAAAAAQKQFKTADQATVDRIVAAMVDAGAAEARRLGQLAHDETGFGKPESKEQKNLFATRTLAERMAGMKTAGIVEKSADGTVWTVATPMGVVAALVPSTNPTSTAYYKAIIAAKARCGIVMSPHPSARRCTGEALRVVAEAAYAAGAPEGLFGCLGQGDAGVTLAGTNALLEHELVDVILATGGGPMVRAAYSKGKPAYGVGSGNVPAYVDRSANVEKAAADILTGTSFDWGTLCSTERSVVADSPIRQRLLDALRQRGGHVCSEDETRKLRAIIKPGGRFNTQIVGQSPRRIAELAGFSVPDSAQALIAEVDAVGPDEPLSMETLSPILSFYVADGWEAGCERCIAVLEFGGIGHTLALHATADRVIEQFALKKPSMRIVVNTVAALGSVGMTTALFPAMTLGPGTLGGSITSDNVTPLHLVNLKRVAFETAPLNDDAGESVSGSGKQETRAGGRTAPAASVPRRAPSGDGSWMDEIEARLVARAGNPSPSAPRSGPSAPTPRRAEPPAPTEARASVLPLPDDQIASLIRRFKT; the protein is encoded by the coding sequence ATGGACGCCGACCTCCGCTCGATCCAGGACGCCCGCGACGCCGTCCGCGCCGCTGCCGCCGCTCAGAAGCAGTTCAAGACGGCCGACCAGGCCACCGTCGACCGGATCGTCGCGGCGATGGTCGACGCCGGGGCCGCCGAGGCCCGCCGCCTCGGGCAGCTCGCGCACGACGAGACCGGGTTCGGCAAGCCCGAGAGCAAGGAGCAGAAGAACCTGTTCGCCACGCGGACGCTGGCCGAGCGGATGGCCGGCATGAAGACGGCCGGCATCGTCGAGAAGAGCGCCGACGGGACGGTGTGGACCGTCGCGACTCCGATGGGCGTCGTCGCCGCGCTCGTGCCGTCGACGAACCCGACGTCGACGGCCTACTACAAGGCGATCATCGCGGCCAAGGCCCGGTGCGGCATCGTGATGAGCCCGCACCCGAGCGCGCGGAGGTGCACGGGCGAGGCGCTCCGCGTGGTCGCCGAGGCGGCGTATGCCGCGGGCGCGCCGGAGGGGCTGTTCGGGTGCCTCGGGCAGGGCGACGCCGGCGTCACGCTTGCCGGCACGAACGCGCTCCTCGAGCACGAACTCGTCGACGTCATCCTCGCGACGGGCGGTGGGCCGATGGTCCGCGCGGCGTACTCGAAGGGGAAGCCGGCCTACGGCGTCGGGAGTGGCAACGTGCCGGCGTACGTCGACCGGAGCGCGAACGTCGAGAAGGCCGCGGCCGACATCCTCACGGGCACGTCGTTCGACTGGGGCACGCTGTGCTCGACCGAGCGGTCCGTCGTCGCCGACAGCCCGATCCGGCAGCGGCTCCTCGACGCGCTCCGCCAGCGCGGCGGCCACGTCTGTTCGGAGGACGAGACCCGAAAGCTCCGCGCCATCATCAAGCCCGGCGGCCGGTTCAACACGCAGATCGTGGGGCAGAGCCCGCGGCGGATCGCCGAGCTGGCGGGGTTCTCGGTGCCCGACTCCGCGCAGGCGCTCATCGCTGAGGTCGACGCCGTCGGGCCCGACGAGCCGCTCTCGATGGAGACCCTCTCGCCCATCCTCTCGTTCTACGTCGCCGACGGCTGGGAGGCCGGCTGCGAGCGGTGCATCGCGGTCCTGGAGTTCGGCGGGATCGGCCACACCCTCGCGCTCCACGCCACGGCCGACCGCGTGATCGAGCAGTTCGCCCTCAAGAAGCCGTCGATGCGGATCGTCGTCAACACGGTCGCCGCGCTCGGCTCCGTCGGCATGACGACGGCGCTCTTCCCGGCGATGACGCTCGGGCCGGGCACGCTCGGCGGCTCGATCACGAGCGACAACGTGACGCCGCTCCACCTCGTGAACCTCAAGCGCGTGGCGTTCGAGACGGCGCCGCTCAACGACGACGCGGGAGAGAGCGTGTCGGGATCTGGCAAACAGGAAACGCGGGCGGGCGGGCGCACGGCCCCGGCCGCCTCGGTGCCGCGGCGGGCCCCCTCGGGCGACGGGTCGTGGATGGACGAGATCGAGGCGCGGCTCGTCGCGCGGGCCGGAAACCCGAGCCCGTCCGCGCCGCGGTCGGGCCCCTCCGCCCCGACGCCGAGGCGGGCGGAGCCGCCTGCGCCGACGGAGGCGCGGGCGTCGGTGCTCCCCCTCCCGGACGACCAGATCGCGTCGCTCATCCGGCGGTTCAAGACGTAG
- a CDS encoding RAD55 family ATPase has product MIAPTPSPSGLDAVDRQWGGLAAGRAYLLVGRAGAGRSALALQTVRAAVEAGERSLVISPRAPEELVAVGKEVGIDLAKAHAGGKLRLLRIPKAADLAARGAEGLAKSYRDLVGLVASDRPDRVVIEDFTPLVQFDTFERFHEAFAGLVGALRKQGATLVIGLGDPANDASRRLLEVVEGLVDGTIRLGAGGDLVLGTPARPEYPSSDGASVEAEPPAPPAAAPAEP; this is encoded by the coding sequence ATGATCGCCCCCACGCCTTCGCCCTCCGGCCTCGACGCCGTCGACCGCCAGTGGGGCGGCCTCGCCGCCGGCCGCGCCTACCTCCTCGTCGGCCGGGCCGGCGCCGGACGCTCCGCCCTCGCCCTCCAGACCGTCCGCGCCGCCGTCGAGGCGGGCGAGCGGAGCCTCGTGATTTCGCCGCGCGCCCCGGAGGAACTGGTGGCCGTCGGCAAGGAGGTCGGGATCGACCTCGCCAAGGCCCACGCCGGCGGCAAGCTCCGCCTCCTCCGCATCCCGAAGGCCGCCGACCTCGCCGCGCGCGGAGCCGAGGGCCTCGCCAAGTCGTACCGCGACCTCGTCGGCCTCGTGGCGTCCGACCGGCCGGACCGGGTCGTGATCGAGGACTTCACGCCGCTCGTCCAGTTCGACACGTTCGAGCGGTTCCACGAGGCGTTCGCCGGGCTCGTCGGCGCGCTCCGCAAGCAGGGGGCCACGCTCGTCATCGGCCTCGGCGACCCCGCCAACGACGCCTCGCGCCGTCTGCTCGAGGTCGTCGAGGGCCTCGTCGACGGGACCATCCGCCTCGGCGCCGGCGGCGACCTCGTGCTCGGCACGCCCGCCCGCCCCGAGTACCCCTCCAGCGACGGCGCCTCGGTCGAGGCCGAGCCGCCGGCTCCGCCCGCAGCGGCGCCCGCCGAGCCG
- the bshB1 gene encoding bacillithiol biosynthesis deacetylase BshB1, translated as MPPDVATRPPLDVLALAAHPDDVELCAGGTMCLLADQGYRTGVVDFTRGELGTRGTPESRAEEAAAASKIMGLSARENLGIPDGDIQNTKENQLKLIRAVRRHRPPIVLTTAEKVRHPDHGDATRLSIDALFYSGLAKVETVEEDGTPQEPWRPHHVLHYMQALDFEPTFVVDVSSVWERRMEALLAYGSQFYQPGAEADDDGPQTYISNPGFLAWVEARARVYGYRIGADYGEPFLYRHGPVGVSDLVAILSRERPFR; from the coding sequence ATGCCCCCCGACGTTGCTACGCGACCTCCGCTGGACGTTCTCGCCCTCGCCGCCCACCCCGACGACGTCGAACTCTGTGCCGGGGGGACGATGTGTCTCCTGGCCGACCAGGGCTACCGGACCGGCGTCGTCGACTTTACGCGCGGCGAACTGGGCACGCGCGGGACGCCGGAGAGCCGGGCCGAGGAGGCCGCCGCCGCGTCGAAGATCATGGGGCTCTCGGCCCGTGAGAACCTCGGCATCCCCGACGGCGACATCCAGAACACGAAGGAGAACCAGCTCAAGCTGATCCGGGCCGTCCGCCGCCATCGCCCGCCCATCGTGCTGACGACAGCGGAAAAAGTCCGTCACCCCGACCACGGCGACGCCACGCGCCTCAGCATCGACGCTCTCTTCTACTCGGGGCTGGCCAAGGTCGAGACGGTCGAGGAGGACGGGACGCCGCAGGAGCCGTGGCGTCCGCACCACGTCCTCCACTACATGCAGGCCCTCGACTTCGAGCCGACGTTTGTGGTCGACGTATCGAGCGTGTGGGAGCGGCGGATGGAGGCGCTCCTCGCCTACGGCAGCCAGTTCTACCAGCCCGGCGCCGAGGCGGACGACGACGGGCCGCAGACGTACATCTCGAACCCCGGTTTCCTGGCCTGGGTCGAGGCGCGCGCGCGCGTCTACGGCTACCGTATCGGCGCCGACTACGGCGAGCCGTTCCTCTACCGCCACGGCCCGGTCGGCGTCTCCGACCTCGTGGCGATCCTGAGCCGCGAGCGGCCGTTCCGGTGA